One part of the Oryzias melastigma strain HK-1 linkage group LG21, ASM292280v2, whole genome shotgun sequence genome encodes these proteins:
- the hao2 gene encoding hydroxyacid oxidase 2 isoform X2 — protein MQRSTFQRPPGTITLPERMSAAPAMTTFWLTRDLLLRIRLRPRILRDVSVSDTRTTVQGMEISFPVGVAPTAFHCLAWHEGEVATARAAESVNTCYITSTYSTCSVEEIAAAAPDGYRWFQLYVYRDRKLSEQIVQRVESLGYKALVLTVDVPYTGKRRNDIRNQFKLPPHLKVKNFEGMFQQETSVPEEYGIPANTLDPSISWKDVSWLQSITRLPVIIKGILTKEDAELAVEHGVQGVIVSNHGGRQLDGGPASIDALSEIVDAVQGRIEVYVDGGIRTGSDVLKALALGARCVFIGRPIVWGLAYKGEEGVREVLQILNDEFRLSMTLSGCRNISEINRNLIQFSRL, from the exons ATGCAAAGGAGCACCTTTCAAAGGCCACCTGGGACTATTACGCTGCCGGAGCGGATGAGTGCTGCACCCGCGATGACAACCTTCTGGCTTACAAGAG ATCTTCTCCTCAGGATCCGTCTGCGACCTCGTATCCTGCGGGACGTGTCAGTGAGTGACACTCGCACCACCGTGCAGGGGATGGAGATCAGCTTTCCTGTCGGTGTTGCACCTACAGCCTTTCACTGCCTGGCCTGGCATGAGGGGGAGGTAGCCACAGCCCGCG CTGCAGAGAGTGTCAACACCTGCTACATCACCAGCACGTACTCCACCTGCTCCGTGGAGGAGATCGCAGCGGCAGCGCCCGACGGTTACCGCTGGTTCCAGCTCTACGTGTACCGGGACAGGAAGCTGTCTGAGCAGATCGTCCAGCGAGTAGAGTCGCTTGGCTACAAGGCATTGGTGCTGACGGTCGATGTCCCGTACACAGGGAAGCGCCGCAACGACATCCGCAACCAGTTCAAGCTGCCGCCACACCTCAAGGTCAAGAACTTTGAAGGCATGTTCCAG CAGGAAACCAGTGTCCCAGAGGAGTATGGGATACCGGCCAACACCTTGGACCCTTCTATCAGCTGGAAGGACGTCTCCTGGCTGCAGTCCATCACCCGCCTCCCTGTTATCATCAAGGGCATCCTGACCAAGGAGGACGCTGAGCTGGCAGTGGAGCACGGCGTGCAGGGCGTCATCGTGTCCAACCACGGAGGGAGGCAGCTGGACGGAGGCCCCGCCTCG ATAGATGCTCTGTCAGAGATTGTGGACGCGGTTCAAGGCCGGATCGAGGTCTACGTGGATGGAGGGATCcggacaggaagtgatgtccTCAAAGCGCTGGCCTTAGGGGCCAGGTGTGTTTTCATCGGACGCCCAATAGTGTGGGGACTTGCATACAAG GGGGAGGAAGGAGTGAGGGAGGTGCTCCAAATCTTGAATGATGAGTTCCGTCTCTCCATGACCTTATCGG GCTGCAGGAACATCAGTGAAATCAACAGGAACCTCATTCAGTTCTCCAGGCTGTAG
- the hao2 gene encoding hydroxyacid oxidase 2 isoform X1, with protein MNSCDREGGHCTEMAMVCLTDFEEYAKEHLSKATWDYYAAGADECCTRDDNLLAYKRIRLRPRILRDVSVSDTRTTVQGMEISFPVGVAPTAFHCLAWHEGEVATARAAESVNTCYITSTYSTCSVEEIAAAAPDGYRWFQLYVYRDRKLSEQIVQRVESLGYKALVLTVDVPYTGKRRNDIRNQFKLPPHLKVKNFEGMFQQETSVPEEYGIPANTLDPSISWKDVSWLQSITRLPVIIKGILTKEDAELAVEHGVQGVIVSNHGGRQLDGGPASIDALSEIVDAVQGRIEVYVDGGIRTGSDVLKALALGARCVFIGRPIVWGLAYKGEEGVREVLQILNDEFRLSMTLSGCRNISEINRNLIQFSRL; from the exons ATGAACAGTTGTGATCG AGAGGGAGGTCACTGCACTGAGATGGCGATGGTGTGTCTCACAGACTTTGAGGAGTATGCAAAGGAGCACCTTTCAAAGGCCACCTGGGACTATTACGCTGCCGGAGCGGATGAGTGCTGCACCCGCGATGACAACCTTCTGGCTTACAAGAG GATCCGTCTGCGACCTCGTATCCTGCGGGACGTGTCAGTGAGTGACACTCGCACCACCGTGCAGGGGATGGAGATCAGCTTTCCTGTCGGTGTTGCACCTACAGCCTTTCACTGCCTGGCCTGGCATGAGGGGGAGGTAGCCACAGCCCGCG CTGCAGAGAGTGTCAACACCTGCTACATCACCAGCACGTACTCCACCTGCTCCGTGGAGGAGATCGCAGCGGCAGCGCCCGACGGTTACCGCTGGTTCCAGCTCTACGTGTACCGGGACAGGAAGCTGTCTGAGCAGATCGTCCAGCGAGTAGAGTCGCTTGGCTACAAGGCATTGGTGCTGACGGTCGATGTCCCGTACACAGGGAAGCGCCGCAACGACATCCGCAACCAGTTCAAGCTGCCGCCACACCTCAAGGTCAAGAACTTTGAAGGCATGTTCCAG CAGGAAACCAGTGTCCCAGAGGAGTATGGGATACCGGCCAACACCTTGGACCCTTCTATCAGCTGGAAGGACGTCTCCTGGCTGCAGTCCATCACCCGCCTCCCTGTTATCATCAAGGGCATCCTGACCAAGGAGGACGCTGAGCTGGCAGTGGAGCACGGCGTGCAGGGCGTCATCGTGTCCAACCACGGAGGGAGGCAGCTGGACGGAGGCCCCGCCTCG ATAGATGCTCTGTCAGAGATTGTGGACGCGGTTCAAGGCCGGATCGAGGTCTACGTGGATGGAGGGATCcggacaggaagtgatgtccTCAAAGCGCTGGCCTTAGGGGCCAGGTGTGTTTTCATCGGACGCCCAATAGTGTGGGGACTTGCATACAAG GGGGAGGAAGGAGTGAGGGAGGTGCTCCAAATCTTGAATGATGAGTTCCGTCTCTCCATGACCTTATCGG GCTGCAGGAACATCAGTGAAATCAACAGGAACCTCATTCAGTTCTCCAGGCTGTAG